A genomic region of Streptomyces sp. NBC_00162 contains the following coding sequences:
- a CDS encoding VOC family protein, protein MLRGIRTVMVFVDDPEAAARWWGDIFVSEVKLDINGTAIYAWLDLDGLEFGFHQASPKANPPGGSTVPYWPVEDLDTERKRLLDAGCIHHRGPLDVEAGRRICQLVDPFGTIFGLDGP, encoded by the coding sequence GTGCTGCGCGGTATCCGCACCGTCATGGTCTTCGTCGACGACCCCGAAGCCGCCGCCCGTTGGTGGGGCGACATCTTCGTATCCGAGGTCAAACTCGACATCAACGGCACCGCCATCTATGCCTGGCTGGACCTCGACGGACTCGAGTTCGGTTTCCACCAGGCGTCCCCCAAGGCCAACCCCCCCGGTGGAAGCACCGTCCCGTACTGGCCCGTCGAAGACCTCGACACCGAACGCAAGCGCCTCCTGGACGCCGGCTGCATCCACCACCGAGGCCCCCTCGACGTGGAAGCCGGCCGACGCATCTGCCAGCTCGTCGACCCGTTCGGCACGATCTTCGGACTCGACGGGCCCTGA
- a CDS encoding GNAT family N-acetyltransferase, translating to MRHWPITDLELATPDLVLRLPSDAELDELAQVAAEGVVPDGAVFFPQPWASAPPAERARNVVQNHWWARGDWSRDNWRLLLAVFHDGQVIGQQNLSARDFATTGEARTGFWLGRRFQGHGCGTQMRAAALALAFDGLDAARVTSTAFEDNAASRAVSRKFGYRPNGIHRIAVDAHPYDAHEAVVDAASWRDQAQLVPVAIRGLTGGITYFR from the coding sequence ATGCGCCACTGGCCCATCACCGACCTGGAACTCGCCACCCCCGACCTGGTTCTACGCCTTCCCTCGGACGCTGAACTCGACGAGCTCGCCCAGGTCGCCGCGGAAGGCGTCGTGCCCGACGGCGCCGTGTTCTTCCCGCAGCCCTGGGCCTCCGCGCCGCCGGCCGAGCGCGCCAGGAACGTCGTACAGAACCATTGGTGGGCGCGAGGCGACTGGAGCCGCGACAACTGGCGCCTTCTCCTGGCTGTCTTCCACGACGGCCAGGTCATCGGCCAGCAGAACCTCTCCGCCCGCGACTTCGCCACCACAGGCGAGGCCCGCACGGGCTTCTGGCTCGGCCGCCGCTTCCAGGGCCACGGCTGCGGCACCCAGATGCGTGCCGCAGCTCTGGCCCTCGCATTCGACGGCCTCGACGCCGCCCGCGTCACCTCGACCGCCTTTGAGGACAACGCCGCCTCCCGGGCCGTCTCCCGCAAGTTCGGCTACCGCCCTAACGGCATCCACCGCATCGCCGTCGACGCCCACCCCTACGATGCGCACGAGGCCGTTGTCGATGCCGCCAGCTGGCGAGATCAAGCCCAGTTGGTGCCCGTAGCGATCAGAGGCCTCACGGGTGGTATCACGTACTTCCGCTGA
- a CDS encoding DUF2397 domain-containing protein, translated as MEYLVRPEADVYIAIMDVLEGSVTDLTVAEIAAALSGGPLRMELRLVETRLDALKGMGAVSVRSDTTHARRYAEILARNWRYTASPAGRHVQRFYRQVLAGTATVREIPIVSLGRLVSHLEQLAASLGSDKPAAGRVDAAILDAANAVFTSHDDLDAALVGAEDALLRLADRFDLDEERTSDLKGLLVDYATRVAAELDSGAARAAEALAVLQPWFATLAQAAIDASQARDLIVAGALSASRGGRVEDWEGLRGWFDGHTGRAARFSLRLVRTVPSMHANLRRLHSSSGTASTRTRALALARAVLTPEIGVQIFQAALGDHSWRKLYGQADEDDVGRNPSWRGGPQVPVPSLLRTAGRSGPRGRGAAPRDDSVVRLQVAHERERRRAEHARAVAAVLASVPGRGLEEADARVALAALMAAARAAARGPRRTGVSGGLACTLVHTGVGVGVLRAPAWRVLLPGRVPLFHLPGCRPSPAALSAVAGSAVTDDVSERATLRIAPRTGPHELGRETHAVPLNEGAA; from the coding sequence GTGGAGTACTTGGTGCGGCCCGAAGCCGACGTGTACATCGCAATCATGGATGTACTAGAGGGATCGGTGACTGATCTGACCGTTGCCGAGATCGCGGCAGCCCTGTCCGGGGGCCCGCTTCGTATGGAGCTCCGGCTGGTCGAGACGCGTCTGGATGCCCTCAAGGGCATGGGAGCGGTCTCAGTACGGTCGGACACCACACATGCACGCCGCTACGCGGAGATCCTTGCTCGAAATTGGCGTTATACCGCCAGCCCCGCGGGCCGGCACGTGCAGCGCTTCTACCGTCAAGTGCTGGCTGGTACGGCGACGGTGCGGGAAATCCCGATCGTGTCCTTGGGCCGTCTCGTCTCCCACCTTGAGCAACTCGCCGCGAGCCTTGGATCCGACAAGCCCGCTGCCGGCCGTGTGGACGCAGCGATTCTGGATGCAGCGAACGCGGTGTTCACCAGCCATGACGATCTTGACGCCGCTCTGGTGGGTGCCGAGGATGCGCTGCTGAGGTTGGCCGACAGGTTCGACCTGGACGAGGAACGCACCAGTGACCTCAAGGGCCTACTTGTCGATTACGCCACCCGCGTCGCGGCCGAACTCGATTCCGGTGCGGCACGCGCGGCCGAAGCGCTGGCTGTGCTGCAGCCGTGGTTCGCCACTTTGGCGCAGGCCGCCATCGATGCATCCCAGGCCCGCGACCTCATCGTCGCTGGTGCCCTCAGCGCCTCCCGCGGAGGCCGAGTCGAGGACTGGGAGGGACTGCGCGGTTGGTTCGACGGTCATACCGGACGCGCGGCGCGGTTCTCACTGCGCTTGGTACGGACGGTGCCGAGTATGCACGCGAACCTGCGTCGGTTGCACTCGTCATCGGGGACCGCCTCCACCCGTACCAGGGCCCTGGCGCTGGCCCGCGCCGTGCTGACACCGGAGATCGGCGTGCAGATCTTCCAGGCCGCGCTGGGTGATCACTCCTGGCGCAAGCTGTATGGCCAAGCTGACGAGGACGACGTCGGCCGCAACCCGTCCTGGCGGGGCGGCCCGCAGGTGCCGGTGCCGAGCCTGCTGCGCACTGCTGGCCGCTCTGGCCCGCGGGGCAGGGGCGCTGCCCCGCGGGACGACAGCGTCGTCAGGTTGCAGGTGGCTCACGAGCGGGAGCGGCGCCGGGCTGAGCATGCGCGTGCGGTCGCCGCGGTGCTGGCGTCGGTTCCCGGTCGGGGCTTGGAAGAGGCGGATGCCCGGGTGGCGTTGGCCGCTCTCATGGCAGCGGCCCGGGCCGCTGCGAGGGGTCCGCGCCGTACCGGGGTCAGCGGGGGGCTTGCCTGCACGCTTGTTCACACGGGAGTGGGAGTCGGTGTCCTGCGCGCCCCTGCATGGCGGGTACTTCTGCCCGGCCGTGTCCCGTTGTTTCATCTGCCTGGCTGCCGCCCTTCCCCCGCAGCACTTTCTGCTGTCGCGGGCAGTGCCGTGACGGATGACGTCTCAGAGCGGGCGACGCTGCGCATCGCTCCACGGACAGGCCCTCATGAGCTCGGCCGCGAGACGCATGCCGTCCCCCTGAACGAAGGAGCAGCATGA
- a CDS encoding TIGR02678 family protein: protein MNEEESAVPERERDLGASGGRPARRRAWRPEADAETAALLRHLAAHPWLVGSRDDALIAAVRRNEHVLRSAVARLGWVLVIERDLVRLRKSPPPRPAAWAAQGPSPAACSWFFLLLAAAESMPPRTAIGHLVTQAHSAAAEAGVPARHDIAERRAIVAALRMLDERGVVERLDGDLDGYLHDDHAPVLLAIHHTRLAYVVANPGAVDPAADPQAWLEQVQREPDAARRMRRALVDDTCVHVALLDEAEAQWLSQRVRGDDGGPLADAFGLVLERRAEGAAFVVPDEAYRHLHELGPMPFPAPGTVNHAALLLLDHAALHGTTGDGPGPGWRGMTEDQVVAALTGFADGNASGRGGWGAEYAHNPVLLASKVRDLLVGAHLARLNYGGSRAGEEGAAAWWFAPTAGRWAQGGNQDPKGGRSRSSRSATAERHPHIAVQQGLFGDTKVGDMTEESTR from the coding sequence ATGAACGAGGAGGAGAGCGCCGTACCGGAACGTGAGAGGGACCTGGGAGCCTCTGGTGGTCGCCCGGCCCGGCGGCGGGCCTGGCGTCCCGAGGCTGATGCCGAGACGGCAGCATTGCTGCGTCACCTCGCCGCTCACCCGTGGCTGGTCGGCAGCCGCGATGACGCACTGATCGCGGCGGTGCGTCGCAACGAGCATGTCCTGCGCTCGGCGGTGGCGCGCCTGGGATGGGTGCTGGTCATCGAACGTGATCTGGTGCGTCTGCGGAAGAGCCCCCCGCCACGCCCGGCAGCGTGGGCGGCCCAGGGTCCGAGCCCGGCTGCCTGCTCCTGGTTCTTCCTGCTGCTCGCAGCCGCTGAGTCGATGCCGCCGCGTACGGCGATTGGGCACTTGGTCACCCAGGCGCACAGTGCCGCCGCGGAAGCAGGTGTACCTGCGCGTCATGACATCGCTGAGCGCCGAGCCATCGTTGCTGCGCTGCGCATGCTCGACGAACGTGGCGTGGTCGAGCGTCTCGACGGCGACCTCGACGGATATCTGCACGACGATCACGCGCCCGTGCTTCTCGCCATCCATCACACCCGGCTGGCCTACGTCGTCGCCAATCCTGGTGCCGTCGACCCTGCTGCCGACCCGCAGGCATGGCTTGAGCAGGTGCAGCGCGAACCGGACGCGGCCCGCCGGATGCGCCGGGCCCTGGTGGATGACACCTGCGTTCATGTCGCGCTGCTCGATGAAGCTGAGGCGCAGTGGCTGAGCCAGCGGGTGCGGGGCGACGACGGCGGTCCGCTGGCGGATGCCTTCGGGTTGGTACTGGAACGACGCGCGGAGGGAGCTGCGTTCGTCGTGCCCGATGAGGCATACCGGCACTTGCACGAGCTCGGCCCGATGCCCTTTCCCGCCCCAGGCACCGTCAATCACGCAGCGTTGCTGCTGCTCGACCATGCTGCCCTGCATGGCACGACCGGCGATGGGCCCGGGCCGGGCTGGCGCGGCATGACCGAGGACCAGGTGGTGGCGGCACTGACGGGGTTCGCCGACGGTAACGCCAGTGGCAGGGGTGGCTGGGGAGCCGAGTACGCCCATAACCCGGTGCTGCTTGCTAGCAAGGTCCGTGATCTTCTGGTCGGCGCCCACCTGGCCCGCCTCAACTACGGCGGCTCGCGCGCCGGCGAGGAAGGTGCAGCGGCGTGGTGGTTCGCTCCCACGGCTGGCCGGTGGGCGCAAGGAGGCAACCAGGATCCCAAGGGCGGCCGTTCTCGTTCGTCCAGGTCCGCAACCGCGGAACGTCACCCGCACATCGCAGTCCAGCAGGGCTTGTTCGGCGACACCAAGGTCGGGGACATGACGGAGGAAAGCACGCGTTGA
- a CDS encoding SbcC/MukB-like Walker B domain-containing protein, with the protein MPGRPLQELALRTPEGGALEHEEFSTLVGAASGHVFTEPDDYIEHLAHHIWSTTPGELRLLASRLREVRNPTLLGDVSPSAAADALRQSLPGVDGDVLKATAEALAESDTTRDAFERDDHAATLLAEFARVWTGHVVDVTRTAHTAAREAETAAAECARHVRKCTSRLDDARAAAEQVSAAAQRLNEDHRVAQAAARAIETSDAYQSHGRVMDLRKRLKAEQSAASSSYDRLNSAADQARKQTEDGQAALEDVIGDIADLSASAAAAGAQPTVLATLLTHHPRARATRPVADFVIDPGPGLTLTHDRAGLDQLATAWTHTAQAHRTAADRAALILRDYESVAAAEKSAATADHTAASVEAAYDEASQALAIAAAAARAVAHQSLADTARWAQEHPHLRGLRQEAEPVWEQQTVWDADDVHALTAAEPSTVRDQLNDWADQALRIGEAFAAIHESAAKQHQATAATLDATAAEHRGEARRLRSGQLLPLPRPHWAGSGQDDTALGALLEWHPALDASDDQKALIELALATSGVLSAHLHPGGATNHTWHISPAGTVPEPNLTAVLDIVHDHPHTALARAVVERIALTDTAPGHHGLAAIVIGRDGTFTTGPLGADPVAALQATDSQVPPASHIGARTRLAQAQAKADELDAAAQELEASAAAERNAAAECRQERNHIRAQAQAFPCRRELTETEALRASAAKEADQRHTTARTLREYADAAAAEHTRLRMDWAVRARSMQLPTDPAALDRLSADGRTWAEALVKAADQLSTRLLPRLERVLKTLPDETALAERLADLQHTAQSAHTTVLETTAELTEAQSHGDAEEAARRFEAATDRADDLHRRLESARTQVVEAEKKLSTRESELNSARERLNDAHPHQTTTRAHLATLLSWAPLARAIEAGPGRLPNATDGPEFLDTVEELLRRRPTASKKTLGERYDTIRAELAQTWTIARDDTPTGLEQLDTFVLTQAETDYDPLSAATRAQDLAGRAKAALDAAEAAALRDFVIGRLPAAIGTAWTALTGWAKTVNRKMRAAQASSGVGVQVHINLRDDLDPATRTVYELCCKISDAVRTETQKDQVGQALRSLLAAADGTTMEERLTAAVDIRNWVDVHYLVERPGSDGKPVTGRWGPRTGLSGGERRLVVLAPMLAAIAAYYDRYPATALRLVPLDEVPAEVDERGREGLARYLAELDLDILCTSYLWDGAPGAWDGIDAHDLEAGADGTVVAFPMLIRTGQDLPGNTDAELRAGSPS; encoded by the coding sequence GTGCCCGGCCGCCCCCTGCAGGAGTTGGCGCTGCGTACTCCCGAAGGCGGCGCGCTGGAACACGAGGAGTTCTCCACCCTCGTGGGGGCAGCCAGCGGTCACGTCTTCACCGAACCCGACGACTACATCGAGCACCTGGCACACCACATCTGGTCCACCACCCCTGGTGAGCTGCGCTTACTCGCCTCACGGCTGCGGGAAGTACGCAACCCCACCCTGCTGGGCGACGTCTCCCCGTCCGCGGCCGCCGACGCACTACGGCAGTCCCTGCCGGGCGTGGACGGAGACGTCCTCAAAGCGACAGCGGAGGCACTCGCCGAATCGGACACCACCCGTGATGCCTTCGAACGCGACGATCACGCCGCCACCCTGCTCGCAGAGTTCGCCCGTGTATGGACCGGGCACGTCGTCGATGTCACCCGCACCGCTCACACCGCCGCGCGTGAAGCCGAGACCGCAGCCGCCGAATGCGCCCGTCACGTCCGGAAGTGCACCAGCCGCCTCGACGACGCGAGGGCCGCTGCCGAACAGGTCAGCGCTGCTGCTCAACGGCTCAATGAAGACCACCGCGTCGCCCAGGCCGCCGCGCGCGCCATCGAAACCAGTGACGCCTACCAGTCCCATGGCCGTGTCATGGACCTGCGCAAGCGGCTGAAAGCCGAGCAAAGCGCTGCATCCAGCAGCTACGACAGGCTCAACTCCGCGGCTGACCAGGCACGAAAGCAGACCGAGGACGGCCAAGCAGCCCTTGAAGACGTCATCGGCGACATCGCCGACCTCTCTGCCTCCGCAGCGGCCGCGGGCGCCCAGCCGACAGTGCTGGCCACCCTGCTCACCCACCACCCCCGCGCCCGCGCGACCCGGCCTGTCGCCGACTTCGTCATCGACCCGGGCCCCGGACTGACCCTCACCCATGACCGTGCCGGACTCGACCAGCTCGCCACCGCCTGGACGCACACGGCACAAGCGCACCGGACCGCAGCTGACCGGGCCGCGCTCATCCTGCGCGACTACGAATCCGTCGCAGCAGCAGAGAAATCAGCAGCGACTGCTGACCACACCGCGGCCAGCGTCGAAGCCGCCTACGACGAGGCATCCCAAGCTCTCGCCATCGCCGCCGCAGCGGCCCGCGCAGTGGCCCACCAGTCCCTCGCCGATACCGCCCGATGGGCCCAAGAGCATCCCCATCTCCGCGGCCTGCGCCAAGAGGCGGAACCTGTCTGGGAGCAGCAAACGGTGTGGGACGCGGACGACGTCCACGCCCTCACCGCAGCCGAACCTTCGACGGTCCGCGACCAGCTCAACGACTGGGCCGATCAGGCCCTGCGTATCGGTGAAGCGTTCGCAGCCATCCATGAAAGCGCAGCCAAGCAGCACCAGGCCACCGCAGCCACCCTGGACGCCACGGCCGCGGAGCACCGTGGCGAGGCCCGGCGACTGCGCTCCGGGCAGCTGCTGCCACTGCCTCGCCCGCATTGGGCAGGGTCCGGCCAGGACGACACCGCGCTCGGCGCGCTACTCGAATGGCATCCCGCACTCGATGCCTCAGACGACCAGAAGGCACTCATTGAGCTGGCCTTGGCCACCTCCGGAGTCCTCAGCGCTCACCTGCACCCAGGTGGAGCCACCAACCACACCTGGCACATCAGCCCCGCGGGCACCGTCCCGGAGCCTAACCTGACCGCTGTCCTGGACATCGTGCACGACCATCCGCACACGGCCCTCGCCCGCGCCGTCGTGGAGCGCATCGCACTGACCGACACCGCACCTGGCCACCACGGCCTCGCTGCGATCGTCATCGGACGCGACGGCACCTTCACCACCGGCCCCCTCGGGGCAGATCCCGTCGCCGCGCTACAGGCCACCGACAGCCAGGTTCCACCCGCCTCCCACATCGGCGCCCGCACCCGCCTGGCCCAGGCCCAGGCCAAAGCCGACGAGCTGGACGCAGCCGCCCAAGAACTCGAGGCCAGCGCCGCGGCCGAGCGCAACGCCGCAGCCGAGTGCCGCCAAGAGCGCAACCACATCCGCGCCCAGGCCCAGGCATTCCCGTGCCGGCGCGAGCTGACCGAGACCGAGGCACTGCGCGCCAGCGCAGCGAAAGAGGCAGACCAGCGGCATACCACCGCACGGACGCTCCGGGAGTATGCCGACGCTGCCGCCGCCGAGCACACCCGTTTGCGGATGGACTGGGCAGTCCGCGCCCGAAGCATGCAGTTGCCCACCGACCCCGCAGCCCTCGACAGGCTCAGTGCAGACGGCCGGACCTGGGCTGAAGCACTAGTGAAAGCCGCGGATCAGTTGTCTACACGTCTGCTGCCCCGGCTTGAGCGGGTCCTCAAGACCCTGCCCGACGAAACCGCCCTCGCCGAACGCCTGGCCGACCTCCAGCACACCGCCCAGAGCGCTCACACCACAGTCCTTGAGACCACGGCCGAACTCACCGAGGCTCAGTCCCACGGCGACGCCGAGGAAGCAGCACGCCGCTTCGAGGCAGCCACCGACCGGGCCGACGACCTCCACCGGCGTCTCGAATCGGCCCGAACACAGGTCGTTGAAGCAGAGAAGAAGCTCAGTACCCGCGAGAGCGAACTCAACTCCGCCCGAGAGCGACTGAACGACGCACACCCACACCAGACAACCACACGCGCGCATCTGGCCACCCTGCTCTCCTGGGCCCCACTCGCCCGGGCGATCGAAGCCGGTCCCGGCCGCCTCCCCAACGCCACTGACGGCCCGGAATTCCTCGACACCGTCGAAGAACTCCTCCGACGCCGGCCAACCGCCTCCAAGAAAACCCTCGGCGAACGCTACGACACCATCCGCGCCGAACTCGCCCAGACATGGACCATCGCCCGCGACGACACACCCACCGGACTCGAGCAGCTAGACACTTTCGTCCTCACCCAAGCCGAAACCGACTACGACCCCCTCAGCGCCGCAACCCGCGCGCAGGACCTCGCAGGCCGGGCCAAAGCCGCACTCGACGCCGCAGAAGCTGCCGCACTCCGTGACTTCGTCATTGGCCGCCTGCCTGCCGCCATCGGAACCGCCTGGACCGCCCTGACAGGGTGGGCAAAAACGGTCAACCGCAAGATGCGTGCAGCCCAGGCATCCTCCGGAGTCGGAGTCCAAGTCCACATCAACCTGCGTGACGACCTGGACCCCGCCACCCGCACGGTGTACGAACTGTGCTGCAAGATCAGCGACGCCGTCCGCACCGAAACGCAAAAGGACCAGGTCGGACAGGCGCTGCGGTCCCTACTTGCCGCGGCCGACGGCACCACCATGGAGGAACGCCTGACCGCGGCAGTCGACATCCGCAACTGGGTCGATGTCCACTACCTCGTGGAACGCCCCGGCTCCGACGGCAAACCGGTCACCGGTCGGTGGGGCCCACGCACCGGCCTGTCCGGAGGCGAACGACGACTCGTCGTCCTGGCGCCCATGCTCGCTGCGATCGCCGCCTACTACGACCGCTACCCCGCCACGGCACTGCGTCTGGTCCCCCTTGACGAAGTCCCCGCTGAGGTCGACGAACGCGGTCGCGAGGGCCTGGCGCGCTACCTCGCCGAACTCGACCTGGACATCCTGTGCACCTCCTACTTGTGGGACGGCGCACCCGGCGCGTGGGACGGCATCGATGCCCACGACCTCGAAGCGGGTGCCGACGGAACCGTCGTCGCATTCCCGATGCTCATCCGTACAGGCCAGGACCTGCCCGGGAACACCGACGCCGAACTTCGGGCCGGGAGTCCCTCATGA
- a CDS encoding DUF2399 domain-containing protein, whose amino-acid sequence MNCPLCNGACAEADLVPLLSPELTWLWQALAAAADRRGDETLTSGTPVTVLLPVSAAQCAAATGLIGGRPPEPGQRRRLNLEELAAAVAIRGPALTPGAVAAHACNRRLAAKARSRAEHTAASDRIRSLLEHSAADLPHHVRERIQPATAFTRLHKLGWITRLLKTPDPETLLTQALQVAARLPPPGRRIDRRILVPGNPHALDAGTLPALVLALTGTSATRGRSSWVHLGVDCDDLLGGLIITGVTPRGWQIPPGATFALPPRELADITWQPPDKNNEWAFVTENPSVLAAASNHALANDGVRTPRVICTAGTPSQLECQAIGALSTAGWRIAIRADFDQAGLAHMRALLAAAPTALPWRMSAADYLQAAPKGTDILHLQESDAPWDPFLVTAMLTQSTPVYEEDLLVKLLADIADGRPELIEA is encoded by the coding sequence ATGAACTGCCCGCTGTGCAACGGAGCCTGCGCAGAGGCCGACTTGGTCCCACTGCTCAGCCCCGAACTCACCTGGCTATGGCAAGCCCTGGCGGCAGCAGCCGACCGACGAGGGGACGAGACACTCACCTCCGGCACCCCGGTCACGGTATTGCTGCCCGTCTCGGCAGCCCAGTGCGCTGCGGCAACCGGCCTCATCGGCGGACGGCCACCAGAGCCCGGCCAGCGACGTCGCCTCAACCTGGAGGAACTGGCCGCTGCCGTGGCCATCCGCGGACCAGCGCTTACACCCGGCGCCGTCGCTGCCCATGCCTGCAACCGAAGGCTGGCAGCCAAGGCCCGTAGCCGCGCCGAGCACACGGCCGCTTCCGACCGGATCCGTTCCCTCCTCGAACACTCCGCAGCCGACCTACCCCACCACGTACGTGAACGCATCCAACCGGCCACCGCCTTCACACGCCTACACAAGCTCGGGTGGATCACCCGCCTGCTCAAGACACCAGACCCGGAAACGCTGCTCACCCAGGCCCTGCAGGTGGCCGCCCGCCTACCCCCACCCGGCCGACGCATCGACCGCCGAATCCTCGTGCCGGGCAATCCCCACGCCCTCGACGCGGGCACACTGCCCGCCTTAGTTCTCGCGCTGACCGGAACATCCGCCACAAGGGGGCGTTCAAGCTGGGTCCATCTTGGAGTCGACTGCGACGACCTGCTTGGCGGACTCATCATCACCGGAGTCACACCACGTGGATGGCAGATTCCCCCTGGCGCGACCTTCGCCCTGCCTCCCAGAGAACTTGCCGACATCACCTGGCAACCACCCGACAAGAACAACGAGTGGGCTTTCGTCACGGAAAACCCATCCGTGCTCGCCGCAGCAAGCAACCACGCCTTGGCCAACGACGGGGTCCGGACACCCCGCGTGATCTGCACGGCCGGCACACCCTCACAACTGGAATGCCAAGCAATCGGCGCGCTGTCCACCGCTGGATGGCGGATCGCCATCCGCGCCGACTTCGACCAAGCCGGTCTGGCTCACATGCGAGCACTACTCGCAGCCGCACCAACCGCGCTCCCATGGAGAATGAGCGCAGCTGACTACCTTCAAGCCGCTCCCAAGGGAACCGACATACTTCACCTCCAGGAGTCCGACGCCCCCTGGGACCCGTTTCTCGTTACTGCGATGCTGACCCAGTCCACCCCCGTGTACGAAGAGGATCTGCTCGTCAAACTACTCGCTGACATCGCTGACGGCCGACCAGAGTTAATCGAGGCGTGA